The Podospora pseudocomata strain CBS 415.72m chromosome 3, whole genome shotgun sequence genome window below encodes:
- a CDS encoding hypothetical protein (COG:O; COG:T; EggNog:ENOG503P10F; MEROPS:MER0019360) codes for MSTPPPPIPPPTTKKNYTKAPQELIHEFWDRYFTKKPGKVTRIFPRSLYSSILPLSLEDGQPARSARNAAESYEAAAKECREKVQRIIKECHRTNEKFTDPDFDIEWDLEDNCLNGLVRFDWDDWDTEDTGNAVSADRFKRSLDTLAESNALGPGGTVALDPGVVRGYIADDPWAALFGAWGTKGQPVTKGATPQAQQAAAAQKGVLPHGKNSPRHHTDPRANPKSTRSKNGVQCGEWYNPGSKHRLDWVFSSPQWTIDGYSSSDIKQGSNGDCWWLAAVATITHRKDLMDRVCVVRDEEVGVYGFVFYRDGEWISTVVDDNLYLQYPDFDYYGDRYDSTGKLAREYRKRYQTGSEALYFAQCEDQNETWLPILEKAYAKVHGDYEAISGGWSGEAVEDMTGGVTTTVAANRVLRKDKLWKELVNADGEFVFALSAIGTGWDSYKGGLALGHAYSILKATEEVGEDGKKVRLVKIRNPWGQRSSDGVGEWNGPWSDGSKEWTPYWFKKLNHTFGDDGVFWMSYADMLETFLFIHRTRLFDEKWTVVQQWTSVSVGWVAGYLNQKFVIEVKKAGTVVVVLSQLDERYFQGFEGQYNFSLHFLLKKEGGKDEEHICRVRPVHQWENRSVSCEVDLEPGRYEVLPKVTAERCDWRDQVEDVVKKWADKNPSKLRQVGMQYDLAHAKGGIPDEDDLILKKKEEAKRKAEAKKLKAKEKAKRKKERERAKKRKEKEKKKKAAAAEVTVKVPEGGETTVNVKAGEKKEDTDKKEESEKSEDAVEKKEDAAAAATTKAEEKKTEAPKTISTASSSAPAPPKEGQKEEKKDDGKKEETLAIRPVPTTTTTTTPAAEEKEAKPDENKAEEKKKEEEEDDSESEYESETDEEEEKEKEEEEQRQKEEEEARKLAEDENSPSIPWNAVAVLGLRVYAQDAGVNVHLAKPKSDEEGASLVIDSQAVGATM; via the exons ATgtccaccccaccccctcccatccctccccccacaacGAAGAAGAACTACACCAAGGCTCCCCAGGAGCTCATCCACGAGTTCTGGGACCGATACTTCACCAAGAAGCCCGGCAAAGTCACCCGCATCTTCCCTCGTTCTCTCTATTCTtccatcctccctctctcactcGAGGATGGCCAACCAGCCCGCTCAGCCCGCAACGCAGCCGAGTCTTACGAGGCTGCAGCAAAAGAGTGCCGGGAGAAAGTCCAGCGCATCATCAAAGAGTGCCACCGTACCAATGAAAAGTTCACCGACCCCGACTTTGATATCGAGTGGGATCTCGAAGACAACTGCCTCAACGGCCTCGTCCGCTTCGACTGGGACGACTGGGACACTGAAGATACCGGCAACGCCGTCAGCGCCGACCGCTTCAAGCGAAGCCTCGACACCCTTGCCGAATCCAACGCGCTCGGACCAGGCGGAACTGTCGCCTTGGACCCCGGAGTAGTCAGAGGCTACATCGCCGACGACCCCTGGGCCGCTCTCTTCGGCGCCTGGGGAACCAAAGGCCAACCCGTGACCAAGGGAGCTACcccccaagctcaacaagctGCTGCCGCACAGAAAGGCGTCCTCCCCCACGGCAAAAACTCGCCCCGTCACCACACCGACCCCAGAGCCAACCCCAAATCCACCAGGAGCAAGAACGGCGTCCAGTGCGGCGAGTGGTACAACCCCGGCTCCAAGCACCGCCTCGACTGGGTTTTTTCGTCTCCCCAATGGACCATAGACGGGTACTCGTCCTCGGACATCAAGCAAGGCTCCAACGGCGACTGCTGGTGGCTCGCCGCCGtggccaccatcacccaccGAAAGGACCTAATGGACAGAGTCTGCGTCGTCCGCGACGAGGAAGTCGGCGTGTACGGCTTTGTGTTCTACAGAGACGGGGAGTGGATCTCTACCGTGGTAGACGACAACCTCTACCTCCAGTACCCCGACTTTGACTACTACGGCGACCGGTACGACTCGACCGGCAAGTTGGCAAGGGAGTACAGAAAGAGATACCAAACCGGGAGCGAAGCCCTCTATTTTGCGCAGTGCGAAGACCAAAACGAGACTTGGCTCCCGatcttggagaaggcgtACGCAAAGGTTCACGGAGATTACGAGGCTATTTCTGGGGGGTGGAGCGgggaggctgtggaggatATGACTGGCGGTGTTACTACCACTGTTGCTGCCAACCGGGTGCTCAGGAAGGATAAGCTTTGGAAGGAGCTGGTGAATGCTGATGGGGAGTTCGTCTTCGCCTTGTCGGCTATCGGGACCGGGTGGGATAGCTACAAGGGTGGCCTTGCGTTGGGGCATGCTTATTCTATTCTTAAGGCtacggaggaggtgggtgaggatgggaagaaggtgaggttggtcAAGATCAGGAACCCGTGGGGTCAGAGGAGCAGTGATGGCGTGGGGGAGTGGAACGGGCCTTGGTCGGATGGGAGCAAGGAGTGGACTCCTTACTGGTTCAAGAAGCTGAATCATActtttggggatgatggtgttttttGGATGAGTTATGCTGATATGCTGGAGACGTTTTTGTTTATCCACCGGACTAGACTTTTTGATGAGAAGTGGACGGTGGTGCAACAATGGACGAGTGTGAGTGTGGGCTGGGTGGCGGGGTATCTCAACCAGAAATTCGTGATCGAGGTCAAAAAAGCAGGGacggtggttgtggtgttgagccaGCTTGACGAAAGATACTTTCAGGGCTTTGAGGGACAATACAACTTCTCCCTTCACTTCctgttgaagaaagaaggCGGCAAGGACGAGGAGCACATCTGCCGGGTGAGACCTGTTCACCAGTGGGAGAACCGATCGGTAAGCTGTGAGGTTGACCTCGAGCCGGGGAGGTATGAGGTCTTGCCCAAGGTGACGGCCGAAAGATGCGACTGGAGGGATCAAGTCGAAGACGTTGTCAAAAAATG GGCCGATAAAAACCCCTCCAAACTCCGCCAGGTAGGCATGCAATACGACCTCGCCCACGCCAAAGGTGGCATCCccgacgaggacgacctcatcctcaagaaaaaggaggaggccaagaggaaggctgaggcgaagaagctcaaggccaaAGAAAAGGCCAAgcggaagaaggagagggagagggctaAGAAgcggaaggagaaggagaagaaaaagaaggctgctgctgccgaggTCACGGTGAAAGTTcccgagggtggtgagacgACGGTTAATGTCAAGGCtggcgagaagaaggaggacacTGACAAGAAAGAGGAATCGGAGAAATCGGAGGATGCGGTtgagaaaaaggaggatgctgctgctgctgccactaccaaggctgaggagaagaagactgaAGCTCCCAAgaccatctccaccgcctcttCGTCCGCCCCTGCTCCCCCCAAGGAAGGacagaaggaggagaagaaagacgACGGtaagaaggaggagacaCTGGCTATCAGGCctgttcccaccaccaccaccaccaccaccccagccgcggaggagaaagaagccAAGCCTGACGAGAACAAagcagaagagaagaaaaaggaagaggaggaggatgattcCGAGTCTGAGTACGAGTCTGAaacggatgaggaggaggagaaagaaaaggaggaggaggaacagcggcagaaggaggaagaagaagcccgcAAATtggccgaggacgagaacTCGCCTTCCATCCCGTGGAACGCGGTTGCTGTTCTTGGGTTGAGGGTGTATGCCCAGGATGCCGGGGTGAATGTGCACCTTGCCAAGCCGaagagtgatgaggagggggcgagTTTGGTGATTGATAGCCAGGCTGTGGGTGCTACTATGTAG
- the rmt3 gene encoding Ribosomal protein arginine N-methyltransferase rmt3 (COG:K; COG:O; COG:T; EggNog:ENOG503NV5S) — protein sequence MAEAYPPSISDGSSSDNSEAGNWLQGDQDDGDDFSEQETVQVISLMDDKVFDDALAMVTYCKEKYGLDFLGVRDRLGLDFYGSIKLINFIRQKVHDGKPVKPDDIKASDLEDDSLLKPVLEDDALIVCLDDLPAAGEAAPQAREIKQNEVPAVDELLRKNAQLQEELEKLSQQFSNYRLAVQQTLDQRWGEDDKPGSSKARAEAPAPAPAPATNGTEKKDNSPPEATYYFESYAHNDIHETMLKDTIRTNAYRDFIYNNKAIFAGKTVLDIGCGTGILSMFAAKAGAAKVLAVDNSAIIDKARENIFNNGLDNVITCIRGKIEEVTLPVPTVDIIVSEWMGYCLLYEAMLPSVLYARDKYLKPDTGLLVPSHTSMWIAPVADEEYVTDNMDFWRDVYGFDMKAMQEGTYANCRIEHLPDAAVAGTAQCFRMLDLHTCTKEDLVFNEKWTSTYTSKDKLDGFLVWFDTFFCESRQEQVEKQLTWKQWMDVKGKESVAFTTGPFDKETHWRQGLMLIDHAKQPKGSEEKVKEGARLEGEIEYAIPEGHHRGLNIKVTWGLEGEEGEKRLSQMWMCH from the exons atggCCGAAGcataccccccctccatcagcGACGGCTCCTCGTCAGACAACTCCGAGGCTGGCAACTGGCTGCAGGGTGATCAggacgatggtgatgacttCAGCGAGCAGGAGACCGTGCAGGTCATCTCGCTGATGGACGACAAGGTCTTTGACGATGCTCTTGCCATGGTCACCTACTGCAAGGAGAAATATGGGTTGGATTTCTTGGGGGTGAGAGATCGGTTGGGGCTTGACTTTTACGGGTCGATCAAGTTGATCAACTTCA TCCGCCAAAAGGTCCACGATGGCAAGCCAGTCAAGCCGGATGATATCAAGGCGTCTGATCTCGAGGATGACTCACTCTTGAAGCCGGTactggaggatgatgccCTCATCGTGTGCTTGGATGACCTCCCTGCCGCTGGTGAGGCTGCTCCTCAGGCCCGGGAGATCAAGCAAAATGAGGTCCCGGCCGTTGATGAGCTTCTTCGGAAGAATGCGCAGCTCCAGGAAGAGCTCGAGAAGCTTTCTCAGCAATTCTCCAACTACAGGCTTGCTGTCCAGCAGACCTTGGACCAGAGATGGGGTGAGGATGACAAGCCCGGGTCCTCCAAGGCTAGAGCTGAAgcccctgctcctgctcctgctcctgctaCCAACGgcacagaaaagaaagacaacTCCCCACCCGAAGCCACCTACTACTTCGAGTCGTACGCCCACAACGACATCCACGAGACCATGTTGAAGGACACGATCCGCACCAACGCCTACCGTGACTTTAtctacaacaacaaggccatcTTTGCCGGCAAGACTGTTCTCGACATCGGATGCGGTACTGGTATCCTCTCCATGTTCGCCGCCAAGGCTGGTGCGGCCAAGGTTCTTGCTGTTGACAACAgcgccatcatcgacaaggCCCGCGAgaacatcttcaacaacggGCTCGACAATGTCATCACTTGCATCCGTGGCAAGATTGAAGAGGTTACTCTTCCGGTGCCCACGGTCGACATCATCGTCTCGGAGTGGATGGGTTACTGCCTCCTCTACGAGGCCATGCTTCCCTCTGTTCTCTACGCCAGGGACAAGTACCTCAAGCCCGACACCGGTCTTCTCGTGCCATCGCACACGTCGATGTGGATTGCTCCTGTGGCCGACGAGGAGTACGTCACCGACAACATGGACTTTTGGCGGGATGTCTATGGCTTTGACATGAAGGCCATGCAGGAAGGCACCTACGCCAACTGCCGCATTGAGCACCTCCCCGACGCCGCCGTGGCCGGCACCGCGCAGTGTTTCAGGATGCTCGACCTCCACACTTGCACCAAGGAGGACCTTGTGTTCAACGAGAAGTGGACGTCGACTTATACGTCCAAGGACAAGCTTGATGGTTTCTTGGTGTGGTTTGATACCTTTTTCTGCGAGTCGAGACAGGAGCAGGTCGAGAAGCAGTTGACGTGGAAGCAATGGATGGATGtcaaggggaaggagagcGTGGCGTTTACCACCGGGCCGTTTGACAAGGAGACGCACTGGAGGcaggggttgatgttgattgACCATGCCAAGCAGCCGAAGGGAagcgaggagaaggtcaaggagggggcgaggttggagggcGAGATTGAGTATGCTATTCCCGAGGGTCATCACAGAGGGTTGAACATCAAGGTGacttgggggttggagggggaggagggggagaagaggctgAGCCAGATGTGGATGTGCCATTAG
- the RAV1 gene encoding regulator of (H+)-ATPase in vacuolar membrane (EggNog:ENOG503NXZY; COG:S; BUSCO:EOG09260A6Q): MRTILPGLPSPHLQALATGYCQNASESGPRRITVYISGPAISILSPSPTSPSHLLQTIYDDDPTPLQSVALDEPTAKIAVITTSGTGRIYKPTINTLLPINSPEREPRWVLQGTFFSSPSPSHPATLSWGSDGELLVSSSSSLQLWQTSRPEGDIHLSWTQPLPNPAKMALLSYDSAYIASVGRYDKLVKVWRRLSYGSGGAGTEEGVDGARFDFVYLRHGDVVTRLEWRRRPRHEGQTVENVLWTVDCKGRVKLWVGGDGHGMRELRLWGGLELGMKMGWVIQGGDLMGAVEGVVERGRGEGVERVVEVGRRCHEVVVGLDGKGGVKVWGLEDVGWEPGAQKRGGVWEIVEVKGVEGLDWGGGAGEHVEVQSYCDGKGLLQVLVHFFDGRIEVYETDLAALVDPNPKRKRLERVAVWTGHSAPVKKVVRNFSGRAVVTRTESGQSVVWKHELDHGKGVTMLRRQVVIQQAGHVHRMCVLRKGRFVVFLRHEKVELWDCRGAQARLLAEQRYDVPGKPLCLIVLPRHKVEDYTTAHVATITSEKEGVGWEVKFPFYRPNDPTVNVANGRGEGDQEGCIREFVKFTLEDAGDLGYVLPVDPAGADFHVSGFLDVFARDVAISYTHSGRVEFWTARVGHEGKGVEWLSTSSLETGVANPALVSGSTLKKAALVSADRSTLTIWDIRGARLEYEQKFENSHTIRDLDWATTPAKQSILAVGFPHRVLLLSQMRFDYLNKGPAWLPTREISIRQCTPHPIGDSVWLGGGHLVIAAGNQLFVHDREFEASTSLVPATGLRIPHRKGKARQLDLFEVVDRLNGPLPVFHPQFLSMCILAGRISLVHKVLQALRKTLRFWAEGDVVDDYLGLDLVEFYAGDGSLHNGGGHPREYLNRRQSFDDGDEPFSEETAVDINERLTRIGIPQLSGHEQIQLVDIVECVGVVEKQRRSLDENGARFMLAFRQHALRKGRANEVHISWREISWAYHSTSQDVLVDFVTKQNHGRMLWEGARESGMFMWLGDSAAVRQQFEIIARNEYTKGEDKNPIDCSLYYLALKKKTILQGLWRMASWNKEQASTSKFLANNFDDPKWRTAALKNAYALMSKRRFEYAAAFFLLADHLHDAVNVCLNQLHDLQLAVAITRVYEGDNGPVLKRLLEEEVLSTAAKEGNRWLASWAFWMLGRRDMAVRALITPVFALLSTTPSSPPPDDGNLKSKSYLTDDPALVILYRQLRQKTLQTLRGATKVTPKVEWEFVLHSAGLYDRMGCDLLGLDLVRNWEFFHPAAQAMTGLGGEINPLRLLKRRGSLVVADIPIRGGPLSPLATPGGQMQVPGEMKTGGGGGTTAKPKPPPTVFEEPDANSLLDSFGF; encoded by the exons ATGAGAACCATCCTCCCaggcctcccctccccccacctccaagcCCTAGCAACAGGCTACTGCCAAAACGCATCCGAGTCCGGCCCCCGTCGAATAACC GTCTACATCTCCGGTCCCGCAATCTCAATCCTCTCCCCAAgccccacctccccatcccatctcctccaaacaatctacgacgacgacccaacccccctccaatCCGTTGCCCTCGACGAACCCACGGCCAAAATCGCCGTTATCACCACCTCTGGCACAGGGAGGATATACAAACCAacaatcaacaccctcctcccgaTCAACTCCCCCGAGCGTGAGCCCCGCTGGGTATTACAAGGaacctttttctcctccccctccccttcccatccagcAACCCTCTCCTGGGGCAGCGACGGCGAACTTttggtctcctcctcctcatccctccaaCTATGGCAGACGTCCCGACCAGAGGGGGATATTCATTTATCATGGACGCAACCGCTCCCTAATCCAGCGAAAATGGCGCTGTTGTCGTATGATTCGGCGTACATAGCCTCTGTGGGGCGATATGATAAACTGGTGAAagtgtggaggaggctgagctaTGGGTCTGGGGGTGcggggacggaggagggcgtTGATGGGGCGAGGTTTGATTTTGTGTACTTACGGCATGGGGATGTGGTTACCAGGCTtgagtggaggaggaggccgaggcatGAGGGGCAGACGGTGGAGAATGTGCTTTGGACGGTGGACTGCAAAGGAAGAGTAAAGCTTTGGGTTGGCGGGGATGGGCATGGGATGAGGGAGCTGAggctttggggggggttggaattGGGGATGAAAATGGGGTGGGTGATTCAGGGGGGGGATTTGAtgggggctgttgagggggttgtggaacgggggaggggggagggggtggagagggtggtggaggtcgggaggaggtgtcATGAGGTTGTGGTCGGGTTGGATGGGAAAGGCGGGGTGaaggtttgggggttggaggatgtgggTTGGGAACCGGGTGCGCagaagagagggggggtctgggagattgtggaggtgaagggggtggaggggttggactggggagggggagcaggtgAACATGTCGAGGTGCAGAGTTATTGTGATGGCAAGGGGCTgttgcaggtgctggtgcaCTTTTTTGATGGGAGGATTGAGGTTTATGAGACCGATCTCGCGGCCTTGGTTGATCCGAAcccgaagaggaagaggctaGAAAGGGTGGCTGTTTGGACTGGGCATTCGGCACCGGTCaagaaggtggtgaggaattTCAGTGGGAGGGCGGTCGTTACGAGGACGGAGTCGGGGCAGAGCGTTGTGTGGAAACATGAGTTGGAtcatgggaagggggtgacgATGTTGAGGAGACAGGTCGTCATCCAGCAAGCGGGGCATGTTCACCGGATGTGCGTGTTGAGAAAGGGGAGGTTTGTGGTTTTCTTGCGGCACGAAAAGGTTGAGCTTTGGGACTGTAGGGGGGCTCAGGCGAGATTGCTGGCCGAGCAGAGGTATGATGTGCCGGGGAAACCATTGTGCCTGATTGTGCTGCCGAGGCACAAGGTGGAGGATTACACCACGGCGCATGTTGCGACGATCACGTCGGAAaaggagggtgttggttgggaggTCAAGTTTCCGTTCTATAGACCGAACGATCCGACGGTCAACGTTGCGAATGgccggggggagggggatcaGGAGGGGTGCATCAGGGAGTTTGTCAAGTTTACGCTTGAGGATGCGGGGGATTTGGGGTATGTGTTACCTGTTGATCCGGCCGGGGCGGATTTCCATGTTTCGGGGTTTTTGGATGTGTTTGCACGGGATGTGGCGATTTCGTACACGCACTCGGGGAGGGTCGAGTTTTGGACTGCGAGGGTTGGGCatgaggggaagggggtggagtgGTTGTCGACGAGCTCGCTGGAGACGGGGGTTGCGAACCCGGCGCTGGTCAGCGGGAGCACGCTGAAAAAGGCGGCGTTGGTGAGTGCGGATCGGTCGACGTTGACGATTTGGGATATCAGGGGGGCGAGGCTGGAGTATGAGCAAAAGTTTGAGAACAGTCATACGATTAGGGATCTGGACTGGGCGACCACGCCGGCGAAGCAGAGTATCTTGGCGGTTGGGTTTCCTCAtcgggtgttgttgttgagtcAGATGAGGTTTGATTATCTCAACAAGGGGCCGGCGTGGCTGCCGACGAGGGAGATTTCGATACGGCAGTGCACACCGCATCCGATTGGGGACTcggtttggttggggggtggacACTTGGTGATTGCGGCGGGGAACCAGCTGTTTGTGCATGATCGGGAGTTTGAGGCTTCGACTTCGCTTGTTCCGGCAACCGGGCTGAGGATACCGCATCGAAAGGGCAAGGCGAGGCAGCTTGATCTGTTTGAGGTTGTGGACCGGCTCAATGGCCCGCTGCCGGTTTTCCACCCGCAGTTCTTGAGCATGTGCATCCTTGCCGGAAGGATCTCGCTCGTTCACAAGGTCCTGCAGGCGTTGCGCAAGACGCTTCGGTTCTGGGCAgagggtgatgtggtggatgattacctcggcctcgacctgGTGGAATTCTACGCCGGCGATGGGTCACTGCATAACGGCGGTGGCCACCCAAGAGAGTACCTCAACCGCCGGCAGTCGTttgacgacggcgacgagcCCTTCTCGGAAGAAACAGCTGTCGACATCAACGAGCGCCTCACCCGCATTGGCATCCCTCAGCTCTCGGGCCACGAACAAATCCAACTCGTCGACATTGTAGAATGCGTCGGCGTGGTCGAAAAACAACGTCGCTCCCTCGACGAAAACGGAGCAAGATTCATGCTCGCCTTCAGGCAACACGCCCTGAGAAAGGGAAGAGCAAACGAGGTGCACATCTCGTGGCGCGAAATCAGCTGGGCATACCACTCCACCAGCCAAGACGTCCTTGTCGATTTTGTGACCAAGCAGAACCACGGCAGGATGCTGTGGGAGGGCGCGAGAGAAAGCGGCATGTTCATGTGGCTTGGTGACAGCGCTGCCGTGAGGCAACAGTTTGAGATTATTGCGAGAAACGAGTACACCAAAGGCGAGGACAAGAACCCTATCGATTGCAGCCTCTATTACCTCgccctcaagaagaagactaTCCTCCAGGGCCTGTGGAGAATGGCAAGCTGGAATAAAGAACAGGCCTCGACGTCGAAGTTTCTGGCGAATAACTTTGACGATCCGAAGTGGCGGACTGCGGCGTTGAAGAATGCTTACGCGTTGATGTCGAAGCGGAGGTTTGAGTACGCGGCTGcgttcttcttgttggcggACCATTTGCATGATGCGGTGAACGTCTGTCTTAATCAGCTTCATGACCTGCAGCTCGCGGTGGCGATCACGAGGGTGTACGAGGGTGATAATGGGCCGGTGCTGAAGAGGCTtctcgaagaagaagtcCTATCCACTGcagcaaaagaaggaaaCCGCTGGTTAGCGTCgtgggcattttggatgcTTGGGCGTCGTGATATGGCTGTGAGGGCACTTATT ACGCCAGTCtttgccctcctctccaccaccccctcctccccacccccagacGACGGCAACCTCAAATCCAAATCCTACCTCACCGACGACCCCGCCCTCGTAATCTTGTACCGCCAGCTCCGCCAAAAGACGCTTCAAACACTCCGTGGAGCGACAAAGGTCACGCCAAAGGTGGAGTGGGAGTTTGTGCTGCATTCTGCCGGGTTATATGACCGCATGGGCTGTGACTTGCTCGGCCTTGATTTGGTGAGAAACTGGGAGTTTTTCCACCCTGCCGCGCAGGCGATgacggggttgggaggggagattAACCCGTTGAGgctgctgaagaggagggggagcttGGTTGTGGCTGATATTCCTATCCGTGGGGGGCCACTGTCGCCGCTTGCGACGCCGGGGGGGCAGATGCAGGTGccgggggagatgaagactggtggtggtggtgggacaaCGGCAAAGCCGAAGCCgcctccgacggtgtttgAGGAGCCGGATGCGAACTCCTTGTTGGACAGTTTTGGTTTTTAA
- a CDS encoding hypothetical protein (COG:S; EggNog:ENOG503NYP9) — protein sequence MSDSETTPFLAALSSPKAADPDARVMDEQSESTPLLSSSATRRYDGEDDDVRDETASVAAGETGAVSVKSTKDRSIPKPSLIAVIVLSLFALGIMIGAFFVPAAVEEYAKQAIVLEPTNLSLVSITTNGVRARIQANFRLDAQRVENEHVRRVGKAATWLVGSIGTEDTRINVYLPDYDNILLGSAAVPSMDVSIASGQNNAVDFVADLIPGDAEGIRTIANEWLEGRLDTVRVLGKADIQLRAGMIPLGTHSIAESLTFEGQSLYRTFASLYFGEKSLF from the coding sequence ATGTCAGACTCGGAAACGACGCCGTTTCTGGCTGCGTTGAGCAGTCCGAAAGCCGCCGATCCTGATGCGCGAGTGATGGACGAACAATCAGAATCAACACCTTTATTATCGTCAAGCGCAACTCGGCGCTacgatggcgaggatgatgacgtACGAGACGAGACAGcatctgttgctgctggcgagACGGGCGCCGTCTCGGTCAAATCGACAAAAGACAGATCGATACCGAAGCCTTCACTGATCGCTGTGATTGTACTGTCACTCTTTGCGCTTGGGATTATGATTGGGGCTTTCTTTGTGCCCGCCGCGGTGGAGGAGTACGCCAAACAAGCGATTGTTCTTGAACCGACGAATCTGTCGCTGGTGTCCATCACGACCAACGGTGTACGGGCCAGAATCCAGGCGAATTTCCGCCTTGATGCGCAGCGTGTGGAAAACGAACATGTTAGACGGGTGGGCAAGGCTGCTACATGGCTGGTTGGAAGTATCGGGACGGAGGATACCAGGATCAATGTCTACCTGCCAGACTACGACAACATCTTGCTTGGAAGTGCGGCAGTCCCTTCGATGGATGTTAGTATCGCCAGCGGCCAGAACAACGCGGTGGACTTTGTTGCCGATCTCATCCCGGGCGACGCTGAGGGTATCCGAACGATTGCCAATGAGTGGTTGGAAGGAAGGCTGGATACGGTTCGGGTGCTGGGAAAGGCTGATATTCAGCTGAGGGCGGGAATGATTCCTCTCGGAACGCACTCTATTGCTGAGTCGTTGACATTTGAAGGTCAATCCCTCTACCGCACTTTCGCTTCGTTGTACTTTGGAGAGAAGTCTCTCTTTTGA
- the ARG3 gene encoding ornithine carbamoyltransferase (EggNog:ENOG503NVQB; BUSCO:EOG09263POH; COG:E), with protein sequence MMHRAGFRTLKTTMAHLQTRSLSSAASGSQPRHLMSIGDLTPAEFTRLVLNASSHKKAVKDAFAAGQTPPKPLHGAMTGKTVAMMFSKRSTRTRVSTEAAVQLMGGHPMFLGKDDIQLGVNESLHDTSVVISSMTSCMVARVGPHSDVTGLAASSSVPVINALSSDFHPLQTIADFQTIHESLSSTPSSSSLGLEGLKIAWVGDSNNVLFDLAIASIKMGVHISVASPAGYGIPPNIKSIILSAAQGVPNPGTLTETTIPEEAIKDADILVTDTWVSMGQEEEAKKRLEAFRGYQITHELAKRGGAKPNWKFMHCLPRHPEEVDDAVFYDESRSLVFPEAENRLWAAVAALEAFVVNKGKIL encoded by the exons ATGATGCATCGTGCTGGCTTCCGCACACTGAAAACAACAATGGCTCACCTCCAGActcgctccctctcctctgcTGCCTCCGGGTCGCAGCCCAGGCATCTCATGTCCATCGGCGACCTCACCCCAGCTGAGTTCACCAGACTAGtcctcaacgcctcctctCACAAAAAGGCCGTCAAAGATGCCTTCGCCGCCGGCCAgacaccaccaaagccccTCCACGGCGCCATGACAGGCAAGACCGTCGCCATGATGTTCTCCAAGCGCAGCACCAGAACCCGCGTATCAACAGAAGCCGCCGTCCAGCTCATGGGCGGCCACCCAATGTTCCTAGGCAAAGATGACATCCAGCTCGGC GTCAACGAATCCCTCCACGACACCTCAGTAGTAATCTCCTCCATGACCTCCTGCATGGTCGCCCGCGTAGGCCCTCACTCAGACGTGACCGGCctagcagcctcctcctcggtcccCGTAATcaacgccctctcctccgacttccacccccttcaaacCATCGCCGACTTCCAAACCATCCACGagtccctctcctccaccccctcctcctcctccctcggcctcgaagGTCTCAAAATCGCCTGGGTaggcgacagcaacaacgtCCTCTTCGACCTCGCCATCGCCTCGATCAAAATGGGCGTCCACATCTCCGTCGCCTCCCCGGCCGGCTACggcatcccccccaacatcaaatccatcatcctctccgccgcccaaGGCGTCCCCAACCCAGGCACCTTGACCGAAACGACCATCCCCGAAGAGGCGATCAAGGACGCGGATATCTTGGTCACGGACACGTGGGTGAGCAtggggcaggaggaggaggcgaagaagaggttggaggcgtTCAGGGGGTATCAAATCACCCATGAGCTCGCCAAGCGCGGGGGGGCGAAGCCGAACTGGAAGTTTATGCACTGCTTGCCTAGGCATcctgaggaggtggacgatGCTGTTTTTTATGACGAGAGCAGGAGTTTAGTGTTTCCAGAGGCCGAGAATAGGCTTTGGGCTGCGGTTG CTGCCCTCGAGGCGTTTGTGGTCAACAAGGGCAAGATTCTCTGA